In the Malania oleifera isolate guangnan ecotype guangnan chromosome 1, ASM2987363v1, whole genome shotgun sequence genome, one interval contains:
- the LOC131164341 gene encoding uncharacterized protein LOC131164341, whose amino-acid sequence MDLEVVGRHALLFDDDATAAFVNSSDALVEWNLLPIDRYDVRHLLSSLPPRLRRRHYHIEGRSSSSPPPSDLSLELELDQERYLDLPSPSGEQEADNGVESVNGGAYRSVPFTYGDPDDSTDQKNADAGLENSGFRPTFPVPENLVHNLPPTEKVHQIIARTALFVSKHGGQSEIVLRVKHGDNPAFGFLMPDHHLHPYFRFLVDNQELLKLSIDGKSQEDETNQTGGIRVVGALSLLGSVYGSGEDEEGAIEDAPESTEAKSAETSDAIKSAISHMSEQTEFSASAAEKDEMISKHPLSSKEKGRASKRSRLNSTVKVGKKEGDNLGLLPTPVDRTQSLTVPSSSMVETLVLEPPADIKRLVDKIIEFIMRNGRDFEGVLIEQDSKHGRFPFLLPSSKYHPYYLKVLQKAEESKLSGKSFISEKDDPIGHGVDKKIAPTSSDPVTLGSAACHDIPYDSDRKEKFKMVIGKSKKDGQDPPPKTTQQQFGVSVDAAAAAAILQAATRGVKNPNLGILPSLNGNYHGLSCEGGQASSFGTLHSSQPHGSLPKPDQNGEANVTVPVAKAIAKTAALAAASEADSSEASLTREEKLKAERLKRAKMFAAMIKSGTAPLRTQTSRGLSVEPPESGVSGTGVANAEGKEREGSSVPQDLTPSDKDEKNEKKHIDDEYSKRRANRMYRSRSKRHGKDDEDDEDKDEEEEGEEEEEEEEEEKDHKHSRKKHRSHRSSHHHRKDRHKHRKRHSSSKDRDSRHRHKHVESSDDEHHHQSRHHRKHDESSGDEHRHQSRHRHKHDESSDGEHHHQSRQRHKHHHESSDDEHHHRRKSMKRRKKSHSEREVELEEGEISTKDSDHSKGSGGDGTSRENSMDLSNSAQDGRASSQLPETTAQVPDDLRAKVRAMLLATL is encoded by the exons ATGGATCTGGAAGTGGTGGGACGCCACGCGCTCCTCTTTGACGACGACGCAACGGCGGCATTCGTGAACTCCAGCGACGCTCTCGTTGAGTGGAACTTGCTCCCCATCGACCGTTACGACGTCCGTCACCTCCTCTCCAGCTTACCCCCGCGGCTCAGGAGGCGCCACTACCATATCGAGGGACGCTCTTCTTCATCTCCTCCTCCTTCCGATCTTTCATTGGAATTGGAGTTGGACCAAGAAAGATACCTGGATCTGCCGTCGCCGTCCGGTGAACAAG AAGCAGACAATGGTGTGGAATCTGTCAATGGTGGAGCCTATCGTTCTGTTCCCTTTACGTATGGAGACCCTGATGACTCCACAGACCAAAAGAATGCTGATGCTGGGTTGGAAAATTCTGGATTTCGTCCAACTTTCCCAGTGCCTGAAAACCTAGTCCATAACCTA CCACCTACAGAGAAGGTACATCAGATCATTGCAAGGACTGCTCTTTTTGTTAGCAAACATGGTGGGCAATCTGAAATTGTTTTGAGGGTGAAACATGGAGATAACCCTGCGTTTGGGTTCTTGATGCCTGATCATCACCTTCATCCATACTTCAGGTTTCTTGTTGATAATCAAGAACTTCTTAAGTTGAGCATTGACGGCAAGTCTCAAGAAGATGAGACTAATCAAACAGGCGGCATTAGAGTAGTTGGGGCATTGTCCTTGCTTGGTTCTGTTTATGGGTCAGGGGAGGATGAGGAAGGTGCAATTGAGGATGCCCCAGAATCTACAGAAGCCAAGTCTGCAGAGACCTCTGATGCTATTAAATCAGCCATTTCTCACATGTCAGAACAAACAGAATTTTCTGCTAGTGCAGCTGAAAAAGATGAGATGATTTCCAAGCATCCACTTTCTTCTAAAGAAAAAGGTCGTGCATCAAAGAGGAGTCGCTTGAATAGTACTGTCAAGGTTGGTAAAAAGGAAGGTGACAACTTGGGTTTGCTGCCTACACCTGTGGACAGGACGCAGTCTCTTACTGTGCCGAGCTCATCCATGGTTGAGACATTGGTTTTAGAACCTCCAGCTGATATAAAGAGACTAGTTGATAAAATAATCGAGTTCATAATGAGGAATGGGAGGGATTTTGAGGGAGTCCTCATTGAGCAGGACAGTAAGCATGGCAGATTTCCATTTCTTCTGCCATCCAGCAAGTATCATCCTTACTATCTTAAAGTTCTTCAAAAAGCTGAGGAG TCAAAATTATCTGGCAAGAGCTTCATCTCTGAGAAGGATGACCCAATTGGTCATGGGGTGGACAAGAAAATTGCCCCAACATCCAGTGATCCAGTGACTTTAGGATCTGCTGCTTGTCATGATATACCATATGACTCTGACAGGAAGGAAAAGTTCAAAATGGTAATTGGCAAGTCAAAGAAGGATGGACAGGACCCGCCTCCCAAAACCACTCAGCAACAATTTGGAGTAAGTGTGGATGCAGCTGCTGCTGCAGCCATTCTTCAGGCTGCCACAAGGGGCGTTAAGAATCCCAATTTGGGCATTCTCCCATCATTAAATGGCAACTATCATGGCCTTAGCTGCGAAGGGGGGCAGGCCTCAAGCTTTGGCACGCTTCATTCGTCTCAGCCTCATGGTTCTCTCCCAAAACCAGATCAGAATGGGGAGGCTAATGTCACTGTCCCTGTTGCGAAGGCTATTGCAAAGACAGCTGCCCTTGCAGCTGCAAGTGAGGCTGACTCCTCTGAAGCAAGTTTGACTAGAGAGGAGAAACTGAAGGCTGAGAGGTTAAAAAGGGCAAAGATGTTTGCAGCCATGATAAAAAGTGGCACAGCACCATTAAGAACCCAAACTTCCCGTGGCTTGTCAGTAGAACCACCTGAATCTGGAGTTTCTGGGACAGGTGTTGCAAATGCTGAGGGTAAAGAAAGAGAAGGCAGCTCGGTTCCCCAAGATCTTACTCCATCAGATAAAGATGAGAAAAACGAAAAGAAACATATTGATGATGAATATAGTAAACGGAGAGCAAACAGAATGTATCGTTCAAGATCTAAAAGGCATGGAAAAGATGATGAGGACGACGAGGATAAGGATgaggaagaagagggagaggaagaggaagaagaagaggaagaggaaaagGATCACAAGCACTCTAGGAAAAAGCATCGCTCTCACCGTTCTTCACATCACCACCGTAAGGATAGACATAAGCACCGGAAAAGACATTCCTCTTCCAAGGACAGAGATTCTCGTCATCGGCATAAACATGTTGAGTCTTCTGATGATGAGCATCATCACCAATCTCGTCACCATCGTAAGCACGATGAGTCTTCTGGGGATGAGCATCGTCACCAATCTCGTCACCGGCATAAGCACGATGAGTCTTCTGATGGTGAGCATCATCACCAATCTCGACAACGGCATAAGCACCACCATGAGTCTTCTGATGACGAGCATCATCACCGGAGAAAATCTATGAAGCGGAGAAAGAAATCTCACTCAGAAAGAGAAGTGGAGTTGGAGGAAGGTGAAATAAGTACAAAAGATTCTGATCATTCAAAGGGGAGTGGGGGTGATGGGACTAGCAGAGAAAATTCTATGGATTTATCAAATTCAGCTCAAGACGGGAGGGCCTCCTCTCAGCTTCCTGAAACGACTGCCCAAGTTCCCGATGACCTTAGAGCCAAGGTCCGAGCGATGTTGTTGGCAACCTTGTAA